The following proteins are encoded in a genomic region of Neochlamydia sp. AcF84:
- a CDS encoding UTP--glucose-1-phosphate uridylyltransferase encodes MNYERAIAKLNSIQQPHLLNYWHELNEGEKSFLLQQIENLDIDTFHEQQAAINAPLLCDISVDPFLDYQKVGSLENALLGKEAIEQGRLGCLIVAGGQGTRLHLEGPKGLYPISLIRHKSLFQLFSEKIVAASKLALRPLQAAIMTSPLNHGMTVAYFKAHANFQLRKEQLDFFTQPMLPFLDDAGNLFLEKKGLLAEGPNGNGACLHQFWQEGLLAKWKEMGIEHLNFVMIDNPLADPFDAELLGMHIRNQNDITIKCTLRADPEEKVGVIVKQQQKVQVIEYTEFPENERYARLSDGSLKHPCANISLFCISLSFIEKICNNKRKMPLHALHKKAPSLIDAAQKGWKFEHFIFDIFPLAAKIQALLYPRERCFAPLKNLRGQDSPTSVQDALQARDRQVYEELFSKKAPLAPFELAQDFYYPLPSYVNQWKNHSMPPEGYLGETGCLDI; translated from the coding sequence ATGAATTATGAAAGGGCAATAGCCAAGCTCAATAGCATTCAACAACCTCACCTCCTTAACTATTGGCATGAACTTAATGAAGGAGAAAAAAGCTTTTTATTGCAACAGATTGAAAATTTAGATATCGATACTTTTCATGAGCAACAAGCTGCAATTAACGCGCCCTTGCTTTGCGACATTTCTGTCGATCCTTTTCTAGATTATCAAAAAGTGGGCTCTTTAGAAAATGCATTACTTGGTAAAGAAGCGATCGAGCAAGGGCGCTTGGGATGCTTAATTGTAGCTGGAGGGCAAGGGACACGCTTACATTTAGAGGGACCTAAAGGGTTATATCCTATTAGCCTCATACGCCATAAAAGCCTTTTCCAGTTATTTTCTGAGAAGATTGTAGCAGCAAGCAAGCTGGCTCTTCGTCCTCTCCAAGCAGCTATCATGACATCTCCTCTTAATCATGGGATGACCGTGGCCTATTTTAAGGCCCATGCGAATTTTCAATTAAGAAAAGAACAGCTTGATTTCTTTACTCAACCCATGCTCCCCTTTCTAGATGATGCGGGTAACCTTTTCTTAGAAAAAAAAGGGTTGCTAGCTGAAGGGCCCAACGGCAATGGAGCCTGCCTGCATCAATTTTGGCAAGAAGGTCTCTTAGCTAAATGGAAGGAAATGGGCATTGAGCATTTAAATTTTGTTATGATTGATAATCCCTTAGCCGATCCTTTTGATGCTGAGCTATTAGGTATGCATATTCGTAATCAGAATGATATCACTATCAAGTGTACGCTTCGAGCAGATCCAGAGGAAAAAGTAGGGGTTATCGTCAAACAGCAGCAAAAAGTTCAGGTCATTGAATATACTGAATTTCCCGAAAATGAGCGCTATGCCAGGCTATCCGACGGCTCCCTTAAGCACCCCTGTGCCAATATCAGCTTATTTTGCATCAGCCTATCATTTATTGAAAAAATTTGTAATAATAAAAGAAAAATGCCTCTCCATGCTCTTCACAAAAAGGCACCTAGCTTAATCGATGCGGCCCAAAAAGGATGGAAATTTGAGCATTTTATTTTTGACATTTTTCCTCTTGCTGCTAAAATTCAAGCGCTACTTTACCCACGCGAAAGGTGCTTTGCTCCTCTAAAAAACTTGAGGGGTCAAGACAGCCCTACTAGTGTCCAGGATGCCTTGCAAGCTAGAGATCGACAAGTATATGAAGAGCTTTTTAGCAAGAAAGCTCCTTTGGCTCCCTTTGAGCTAGCACAAGATTTCTACTACCCTCTTCCTTCTTATGTGAACCAATGGAAAAACCATTCTATGCCCCCTGAAGGCTACTTAGGAGAAACAGGATGCTTGGATATTTGA
- a CDS encoding NAD(P)H-hydrate dehydratase — protein MKVFTAQQMRNLEAQAYQDSASEEFFMEQAGASIAQMVEEYLNIHQLTKYIILLCAKGNNSGDAYVAGCYLLKKGCKVCALQAVSLEGGSPLCIKNYHRFKQAGGQIEDPSFSFPKQGVILDGFFGTGFKGSLQEPFASIVGRANASKLPILAIDIPSGLNGDTGMTEGKAIQATKTLFLGAPKKGFFINEGWNYVGNLHYIDFGIPKECIDHAPTDMIMLTKDIVQPLLPPIKRGWHKYERGYVTAIAGSPHMPGAAFLSAKAALTAGAGIVRLIHPKEMEAALAAAPVELVRQSYCLQNLEAILEPINKASASYIGPGIGKTEETSYLLKYILKHIKKPCVLDADALTLLSENQAPLPKGLVLTPHHGEMLKLLRIKQEHLTSGKLLDIAQSFTNDKSVTLVLKGAPTFILQPNLPIHVNPRGDAGMATAGSGDVLTGIIAALLAQGLPHPQAAILGVWLHAVAGEQAAKEKTSYCMTASDIITHLPHAYKDLLK, from the coding sequence ATGAAAGTCTTTACAGCACAGCAGATGAGGAATTTAGAAGCGCAAGCCTACCAAGATAGCGCTTCGGAAGAATTTTTTATGGAGCAGGCAGGCGCCAGCATTGCTCAAATGGTAGAAGAGTATCTTAACATCCATCAGCTTACTAAATATATTATCTTATTGTGTGCCAAAGGTAACAACTCAGGAGATGCTTACGTAGCAGGATGTTATCTTTTAAAGAAAGGATGTAAGGTATGTGCTTTGCAAGCTGTTTCTTTAGAAGGAGGTTCCCCTTTATGCATTAAAAATTATCACCGTTTTAAACAAGCAGGTGGGCAGATAGAAGATCCCTCTTTTTCCTTTCCTAAACAAGGAGTTATCTTAGATGGCTTTTTTGGCACAGGATTTAAAGGAAGCCTACAAGAGCCTTTTGCTAGTATAGTAGGGCGTGCTAATGCCTCTAAATTACCTATCTTAGCCATCGATATTCCCTCAGGACTAAATGGAGACACGGGGATGACGGAAGGCAAAGCCATTCAAGCAACTAAAACTCTTTTTCTAGGTGCACCTAAAAAGGGTTTCTTTATAAACGAGGGATGGAACTATGTAGGTAACTTGCATTATATAGATTTTGGGATACCTAAAGAATGTATCGATCATGCTCCTACCGATATGATTATGCTGACTAAAGACATTGTGCAGCCGCTACTTCCTCCTATTAAGAGAGGTTGGCATAAATATGAACGTGGCTATGTAACAGCTATAGCAGGCTCTCCTCACATGCCGGGAGCTGCCTTTCTCTCTGCAAAGGCAGCCTTAACGGCAGGTGCTGGCATTGTACGTTTAATTCATCCTAAAGAAATGGAAGCTGCACTTGCAGCTGCCCCTGTAGAATTAGTGCGGCAAAGCTATTGTTTGCAAAATCTGGAGGCTATCCTTGAGCCTATAAATAAAGCGTCTGCTTCTTACATAGGGCCTGGTATAGGAAAAACAGAAGAAACTTCTTACCTTCTTAAATATATTCTCAAGCATATTAAAAAACCTTGTGTCCTAGATGCAGACGCACTAACTCTGCTATCTGAGAATCAAGCACCTTTACCTAAAGGGCTAGTGTTAACTCCTCATCATGGAGAAATGTTGAAGCTTTTAAGAATAAAGCAAGAGCATCTTACCTCAGGAAAACTGCTAGATATCGCTCAATCATTTACTAATGATAAAAGTGTTACCTTAGTGCTTAAAGGAGCTCCTACCTTTATTTTGCAGCCAAACTTGCCTATACATGTTAATCCAAGAGGTGATGCAGGAATGGCTACTGCAGGAAGTGGAGATGTATTAACGGGGATAATTGCAGCTTTGCTAGCGCAAGGTTTGCCTCATCCTCAGGCCGCAATCTTAGGAGTTTGGTTGCACGCTGTAGCGGGTGAACAGGCAGCTAAAGAGAAAACCTCTTATTGTATGACAGCCTCTGATATAATTACTCACCTTCCCCATGCTTATAAAGATCTATTAAAATAA
- a CDS encoding NAD(P)H-dependent glycerol-3-phosphate dehydrogenase: MKVGFLGAGSWGYSLASLLASKGYQLISWSARPELVKHLTEKREHPYLPGHTFNGNMKFTTDIKEALQGADMLVEAVTSAGIRPVFEQVKRLKLPKCPIVITSKGIEQNTGLILPDIVVEVLGKDTRKQVAFLSGPSFAQDVIRKLPTSVVGSAYDPEVMRLVTDTFTTHTFRVYPNPDIHGVAYGGALKNIIAIACGMAEGLELGHSAKAALMTRGLHEIRKLAVARGCRAETLNGLSGMGDLCLTCSSLMSRNFRFGYLLAQGLSPQEAAVKIEMVVEGAYTCVSTLQLSHQLNVSMPITEIVYKIIYESLAPQEAVKALMQRTIKEEHL, encoded by the coding sequence ATGAAAGTAGGATTCCTAGGAGCCGGAAGCTGGGGATATAGCCTGGCATCACTATTAGCTTCCAAAGGATATCAATTAATCTCTTGGAGCGCACGACCTGAGCTCGTTAAACATTTAACGGAGAAGCGTGAACATCCTTACTTGCCAGGCCATACATTCAATGGCAACATGAAATTTACAACAGATATAAAAGAGGCCTTGCAAGGAGCCGATATGCTTGTTGAGGCTGTCACCTCAGCAGGCATTCGCCCTGTCTTTGAACAAGTTAAAAGGCTAAAACTTCCTAAATGCCCTATCGTTATTACCTCTAAAGGAATTGAGCAAAATACAGGGCTTATTCTTCCTGATATCGTCGTAGAAGTGTTAGGAAAAGATACTCGCAAGCAAGTAGCTTTTTTAAGTGGACCCAGTTTTGCTCAAGATGTTATACGAAAATTGCCCACTTCTGTCGTTGGCTCTGCTTATGATCCTGAAGTGATGCGCCTTGTTACCGATACTTTTACCACTCACACTTTTCGTGTTTACCCTAATCCTGATATCCACGGAGTAGCCTATGGCGGAGCCTTAAAAAACATTATCGCTATTGCCTGCGGTATGGCTGAAGGATTAGAATTAGGCCATAGTGCTAAAGCAGCATTAATGACACGTGGCTTGCATGAGATTCGCAAGCTCGCTGTTGCTAGAGGCTGTAGGGCTGAAACATTAAATGGCTTATCAGGAATGGGTGACTTATGCCTAACCTGCAGCTCCTTGATGAGTCGGAATTTTCGTTTTGGATACCTTTTAGCACAAGGCTTATCCCCCCAAGAAGCAGCTGTTAAAATCGAAATGGTTGTGGAAGGAGCCTATACCTGCGTCTCCACCTTACAACTTAGCCATCAGCTAAATGTAAGTATGCCTATCACTGAGATTGTTTATAAGATTATTTACGAAAGCCTTGCCCCCCAGGAGGCTGTTAAAGCTCTCATGCAAAGAACCATTAAAGAAGAACATCTTTAA
- a CDS encoding leucine-rich repeat domain-containing protein — MNPSSSITMDHLPNEILVPILKECASPSLFNVCKRWHHLLASEAMPSLYKKITLLHFPTGNTTTQPTLMLAKVYQLNPGLTSTEKVYQVFKQVFTLAKSISPLEFKEKTEEKRGLTLANYSSYLLNINRLLLWKKLPGGKEYLSREEIKHLPLEKKGELLRDWIEENCKDLTLLDLSKAGLTYLPPEIGQLSQLHTFELNQNQLTALPPVIGRLSQLQWLDLSQNQLTSLPAEIGQLLQLQELDLSNNQLTTFPAEIGLLSQLQGLPLNNNKLTSLPAEIGQLLQLQELNLSNNQLTTLPAEIGLLSQLQGLALHNNKFTLLPSEIGQLSQLQRFDLHNNQLSTLPAEIGDLSNLKELSLRNTQLTALPTAIGKFSQLQKLYVDSNQLTSLPVEIKGLCRLKKLSLKNNQLSAIPAEIGQLVELVEFNLEQNQLTSLPTEIRQLFQLTILSIKSNKFASLPAEIGQLSDLKVLNLEENQLSSLPEGIGNLSQLKRLLVSHNQLSFVSKEIRKLLQLKELYLDNNQLTTVPAKIGRLIDLEKLTLKDNQLTFLPAQIGELCSLKLLNVEHNQLTTLPAEIGNLSQLKKLLASHNQLTTISTEIGRLINLEELALSENELTFLPAEIGKLYNLKLLQMEQNQLTALPITIEKLFHLKQLYLNNNQLTFLPAKIGQLTNLEELILRNNQLTLLSTKIGKFTKLKLLDLEHNKLVTLTPKIGRLANLEYLVLSYNQLTSLPSKTDQLLQLKHLYLNNNQITTLSAKICRLTRLKELTLNNNQLTFLPTAIRRLSKLKLLHLEHNQLISLPAEIGKLSKLIVLSLKYNQLSSLPAAIGQLHNLEVLNLEKNQLVSLPTEITKLSRLQELLISCNHLNSLPAKIEEMYRLRVLKLNNNPLQDISEVIKQRFQV; from the coding sequence ATGAATCCTAGCTCTTCTATCACCATGGACCATTTACCTAATGAAATATTAGTCCCTATTTTAAAGGAGTGTGCTAGCCCTTCCTTATTTAACGTCTGTAAAAGATGGCATCATCTGCTGGCTTCTGAAGCGATGCCTTCTCTTTATAAAAAGATAACACTGCTTCATTTCCCCACGGGAAATACCACTACCCAGCCAACACTTATGTTAGCTAAAGTTTATCAACTTAATCCTGGACTTACCTCTACCGAAAAAGTTTATCAAGTTTTTAAGCAAGTTTTTACCTTAGCTAAATCTATTTCTCCTTTAGAGTTTAAAGAGAAAACGGAAGAAAAAAGAGGTTTAACGCTGGCTAATTACTCTTCTTATCTCTTAAATATTAATCGCCTTTTACTTTGGAAAAAACTTCCTGGTGGGAAAGAATACTTGAGCCGAGAAGAAATTAAACACTTGCCCCTAGAGAAAAAAGGAGAACTACTTAGAGATTGGATTGAAGAAAATTGTAAAGACTTAACTTTGCTAGATTTATCTAAAGCAGGCTTGACTTATTTACCCCCAGAAATAGGCCAGTTATCTCAGCTGCACACGTTTGAATTAAATCAAAACCAGCTCACCGCTCTGCCTCCAGTAATCGGCCGGTTGTCTCAGCTGCAATGGCTTGACTTAAGCCAAAATCAGCTCACCTCCCTTCCGGCAGAGATAGGACAACTATTGCAACTGCAAGAGCTCGACTTAAGCAACAACCAGCTCACTACCTTTCCGGCAGAGATAGGACTACTGTCTCAGCTGCAAGGGCTTCCCTTAAACAACAACAAACTTACCTCTCTTCCGGCAGAGATAGGGCAGCTATTGCAACTGCAAGAGCTCAACTTAAGCAACAACCAGCTCACTACCCTTCCGGCAGAGATAGGGCTACTGTCTCAGCTGCAGGGGCTTGCCTTACACAACAACAAATTTACCCTCCTTCCTTCAGAGATAGGACAGCTCTCTCAGCTGCAGAGGTTTGACTTACACAACAACCAGCTCTCCACTCTTCCCGCAGAGATAGGAGATCTATCTAACTTAAAAGAACTTTCATTAAGAAATACTCAACTGACGGCTCTTCCTACAGCAATTGGAAAGTTCTCTCAATTGCAAAAGCTTTATGTAGATAGCAACCAACTGACCTCCCTTCCCGTAGAAATAAAAGGTCTCTGCCGACTAAAAAAGCTTTCCTTAAAAAATAACCAGCTTTCTGCTATTCCTGCAGAAATTGGTCAGCTTGTAGAGTTGGTGGAGTTTAACTTAGAGCAAAACCAACTGACTTCGCTTCCAACAGAAATAAGGCAACTGTTCCAACTAACAATACTTTCTATAAAAAGTAACAAATTTGCCTCTCTTCCTGCAGAAATTGGTCAGCTTAGTGATTTAAAAGTGCTTAACTTAGAAGAAAACCAACTTAGCTCTCTTCCTGAAGGAATTGGGAATCTTTCTCAGTTAAAAAGGCTTCTAGTCAGTCACAATCAGCTTAGCTTTGTTTCTAAAGAGATAAGAAAGCTTTTGCAGTTAAAAGAACTCTACTTAGATAATAATCAACTTACCACTGTCCCAGCAAAAATTGGTCGACTGATTGATTTGGAAAAGCTTACTTTAAAAGACAATCAGCTTACCTTTCTTCCTGCACAAATTGGAGAGCTTTGTTCGTTAAAATTGCTTAACGTGGAGCACAACCAACTCACTACTCTTCCTGCAGAAATTGGAAATCTTTCTCAATTAAAAAAGCTTCTAGCCAGCCATAATCAGCTTACCACTATCTCAACAGAAATTGGTCGACTGATTAATTTGGAAGAACTTGCCTTAAGCGAAAATGAACTTACCTTTCTTCCGGCAGAAATTGGAAAGCTCTACAACCTAAAATTGCTTCAGATGGAACAAAATCAACTCACTGCGCTTCCTATAACAATAGAAAAACTTTTTCATTTGAAGCAGCTTTATTTAAATAATAATCAGCTTACCTTCCTTCCAGCAAAGATTGGCCAACTGACTAACCTAGAAGAACTTATTTTAAGAAACAATCAACTTACACTTCTCTCTACGAAAATAGGAAAGTTCACTAAACTAAAATTGTTAGATTTAGAACACAATAAACTTGTCACTCTTACCCCAAAAATTGGTCGACTGGCTAATTTAGAATATCTTGTTTTAAGTTATAACCAACTAACCTCTCTTCCTTCAAAAACAGATCAACTTCTTCAGTTGAAGCATCTCTACTTAAATAATAATCAGATCACCACTCTTTCTGCAAAAATCTGTCGGCTGACTCGACTGAAAGAGCTTACTTTAAACAACAACCAACTGACCTTCCTTCCTACGGCAATTAGACGACTCTCAAAATTAAAGCTACTTCATTTAGAACACAACCAGCTTATCTCCCTTCCTGCAGAAATAGGAAAGTTATCCAAATTGATAGTGCTTTCTTTAAAATATAATCAACTTAGCTCTCTTCCTGCAGCGATTGGCCAGCTTCACAATTTGGAAGTGCTTAACCTAGAAAAAAACCAACTTGTCTCTCTTCCTACAGAGATTACTAAACTATCCCGTCTACAAGAACTTCTTATAAGCTGCAACCATCTTAATTCCCTTCCTGCAAAAATAGAGGAGATGTATCGCCTAAGAGTGCTCAAACTAAATAATAACCCACTACAAGATATTTCCGAGGTAATAAAACAACGTTTTCAAGTTTAG